The Fusarium oxysporum f. sp. lycopersici 4287 chromosome 1, whole genome shotgun sequence DNA segment TCCACGACAATTGCTTCTCcattcctcctcctcataTTCAACAATGACCTCTGAAACTCTCGTCCCTGATAACTCTGCCGTTTCTTCACCTCCCGCCAAACGTGCCAAGACCGCCGCTACAATGGAAGGTCCCCCACCACTGCAGATTAAGAAGCTTTCCGACAAGGGTCGTTTGCCCACTCGTGGGAGTGCCTTTGCTGCCGGCTACGATATCTACGCTGCTCGCGACACAACAATTCCCGCTCGTGGCAAGGCGCTAGTTGACACTGATATCAGCATGGCTGTGCCTGCCGGAACCTGTAAGTACATAGCCAGTTGAAGCCCTGATCAACCAGCTTAAGGCCAGCTACCTGACAAAATGATGAATACAGATGGACGCATTGCCCCTCGATCGGGTCTCGCTTCCAAGCATTTCATTGACACAGGCGCTGGTGTCATCGATGCCGATTACCGCGGCCAGGTCAAGGTCCTGCTCTTCAACCACAACGAATCCGACTTTGAGGTGAAGGAGGGCGACCGCATTGCTCAACTTGTTCTGGAGCGCATCTACACCCCCGAGGTTGTCGAGGTTCAAGAACTCGAGGAGAGTGTCCGAGGCGCTGGTGGCTTCGGCAGCACTGGTTAGATCTTCGAGGAGGATATGCTGACTTCTCGTCTGCCGAGTTTCATGAATTAATGAATTGGGTTTTGGGCCAATGCAATAGACCTACTGTACacagttgaagaaggctgatTATGGAAGAGAAGCTATCCGAGTGAATTATTTAACCCTGGACGATAGATGTGAAAACCTTGAATGGATTCATGATCAGGCATCTATTCCACAACCTTTCTACCCATTTCTATTTAATCTTTGCTGGTTTCTACTATAGTGGTCATTGTAACCTTGGGACAATCCCCCTCCCCTTAGATCTAAATGGCCTTCGCAAGGTATTGCGTCGCGGGGGAGCGTAAGCAGTCCAGATTCCTCACAAGTTGAAGCTCTGCCGCCTTGCTCTTTACGAGGTGCGCCTTTGTTTGGTCAATTCGATCCTCATCTTTCATGTCGTCCGTTGTTCGTTCAACCACCCTCTTCATGCCCTCGCAGGTCTTGGATAGAACCTCATGCATACTGCCTAGGACCTTTTCTGCAGCGCGTGCAAGGGGTAGCTCAACAGCCGATACCGAATCGTCGCTAAGCCAGCTGGCGGTATGCCGCAGCCGCTCGTCAGCATTGAAGACAGCCTCACGCATGCGGATTACCATAAGAGCGCCAAACATGTCGCCTGTACCAC contains these protein-coding regions:
- a CDS encoding dUTP pyrophosphatase, translating into MQYPRQLLLHSSSSYSTMTSETLVPDNSAVSSPPAKRAKTAATMEGPPPLQIKKLSDKGRLPTRGSAFAAGYDIYAARDTTIPARGKALVDTDISMAVPAGTYGRIAPRSGLASKHFIDTGAGVIDADYRGQVKVLLFNHNESDFEVKEGDRIAQLVLERIYTPEVVEVQELEESVRGAGGFGSTG